The Pseudomonas azotoformans genome has a segment encoding these proteins:
- the fliE gene encoding flagellar hook-basal body complex protein FliE yields MSQGIEFNRLMLDMRSMQMDAMAQPKSVAPAPELGQSSFADMLGQAINKVSDTQQASSQLANAFEIGKSGVDLTDVMVASQKASVSFQALTQVRNKLVQAYQDIMQMPV; encoded by the coding sequence ATGAGCCAGGGTATTGAGTTCAATCGGTTGATGTTGGATATGCGCTCCATGCAAATGGATGCCATGGCTCAACCGAAATCCGTCGCGCCAGCGCCGGAATTGGGCCAAAGCAGCTTCGCCGATATGCTCGGCCAGGCCATCAACAAAGTCAGTGACACCCAGCAAGCCTCCAGCCAGTTGGCCAACGCCTTTGAAATCGGCAAAAGCGGCGTGGACCTCACCGATGTGATGGTCGCCTCGCAAAAAGCCAGCGTTTCCTTCCAGGCCCTGACCCAAGTGCGTAACAAGCTGGTTCAGGCCTACCAAGACATCATGCAGATGCCGGTTTAA